A segment of the Devriesea agamarum genome:
CCGAGAACCCCTCCCCCAAACCACCAACCACCCAGCAATCCGTGCCGCAAGCGCAGCCAGCACCAGCACCGGCAAGGCCCGCAGCGAAAGAAGAGAGCCCCGTGTCCAGCACCTCGGACCGTCCCATCCCGGCAAAGAAGCCGGAACCAACTCCTGCCCGCCCTGAACCCATCCCCCCGGAGCCGATGAAATTGCGCGGACCCGCCGCAGCGGTGGTTCGCAACATGGCCGAATCACTTGAGGTGCCGACAGCTACCTCCGTACGCGACATTCCCGCGAAACTCCTGTTCGACAATCGAATTGTCATCAACAACCATTTACGGCGGCACCGGCGAGGCAAAGTCTCCTTCACGCACCTCATTGGCTACGCCATGATCGAAGCCATCGTCGAAATGCCCGATATGAATAACGGGTTTGATATTCAGGACGGCAAACCTGTTTTGCTGCGTCGGCAAGACATCAATTTCGGCTTAGCCATCGACATGCCTCGCCCGGACGGTTCCCGCGGCCTGGTAGTGCCCAGCATCAAGTCGGCGCAAACCATGGATTTCGTAGCGTTCTGGGAAGCCTACGAAGATATTGTCCGCCGTGCCCGCGGCAATAAACTCACCATGGCTGACTTCCAGGGCACCACGGTTACCCTGACCAACCCCGGAGGCATCGGCACGGTGCACTCCATTCCGCGGCTGATGGCTGGCCAGGGCACCATCGTGGGTGTCGGGGCCATGGACTATCCCGCTCAATTCCAAGGCGCCAGCCAGGAAACTCTCTCCGAGCTCGCGGTCTCACGAGTCATGACGGTGACCTCCACCTACGATCACCGCATCATCCAGGGCGCAGCATCGGGCGAGTTTTTAAAGATCCTCGCCGACAAATTGCTGGGCCTGGACGGTTTTTACGACCGGGTTTTCCGCTCCCTGCGCCTACCGTATGAGCCTGTGCGCTGGGTTCAGGACAACCCGCTGAAGGACTCCAAAGAAGAAAAGTTCGCACACGTTATGGACTTAATCCATGCGTTCCGTGTGCGCGGGCACCTGATGGCTGATACCGATCCGCTGCAGTATCGTCAGCGCCGCCATCCCGATCTCGACGTGCAAACCTACGGCCTGACCCTGTGGGATCTGGACCGTTCATTCCCCACCCGCGGCTTCGGCGGGACTGACAGCATGCCGTTGCGCAGCATTCTCGGTCTGCTGCGGGATGCCTACTGCCGCACCATCGGTGTGGAATACATGCACATCACCGATCCTGAGGAGCGGCTCTGGCTGCAAAAACAGTTTGAGACCCCGCGACCGAAGCTCTCCAAAGATCAGGTCCACCACATCATGGACCGATTGAACGCGGCCGAAGCCTTCGAGACCTTCCTACAGACCAAGTTCGTCGGCCAGAAACGTTTCTCCCTGGAAGGTGGAGAATCGGTAATCCCGATGCTGGACTCGATCCTGCACGACGCCTCCCACGACGATATTGACGAAGTCTGCATCGGGATGGCCCACCGAGGTCGGTTGAACGTGCTATCAAATCTTGCCGGGAAGAGCTACCGGCAGATCTTCCAAGAGTTCGAGGGGAACCAGGATCCGAAAACTGTCTTGGGATCCGGTGATGTGAAATATCATCTCGGCACCGAAGGCACCTACACGGCCACGGACGGCGCCACCACCAAGGTTTACCTTGCGGCAAATCCATCCCACCTCGAAGCCGTTAATCCGGTGCTCGAAGGAATTGCGCGCGCTAAACAGGACCGGCTCAACCGAGGCGGAGTGGACTTCCCGGTGCTGCCGATTCTGATTCACGGCGACGCCGCATTCGCAGGGCAAGGCGTTGTCGCCGAAACCCTGAACCTGTCTGAGTTGCGCGGTTACCGCACCGGCGGCACCATCCACGTGGTCATTAATAACCAGATCGGATTCACCACCACACCGGATTCCTCCCGCACCTCGTACTACTGCACTGACATTGCAAAATCGACTCAGCTTCCGATCTTCCACGTCAACGGTGATGACCCCGAAGCTTGTGTCCGGGTCGCAGAAATCGCCTTCCGGTACCGTCAGAAGTTCCGACGGGACGTGGTGATCGACCTGGTCTGCTATCGCCGACGCGGACACAACGAAGGCGACGACCCATCGATGACCCAGCCCGAGATGTATCGGATCATCGAAACCAAGCCCAGCGTGCGCAAGCTCTACACCGAAGCTCTGATTGCCCGCGGCGATCTGACCGAGGACGAAGCCCAAGACGTAGTGCGTAACTTCCAGCACCACCTGGAGCAGGTCTTTACCGAATCACGCAAACAGTCCACGTCCCAGGGTGGCAGCCATGACGGAGACCGCGTGGCAGGGCTCGAAGTGCCCGATTCACAGCGAGGGGATCAGAACGCGTCCGCTCCCATATCCACGGCTGTGGACGCGTCGGTGCTGGCCCGGATCGGGGACGCCCACGTCTCGATGCCAGACCGCTTTACGGTGCATCCCAAACTGCGCACCTTGATGGAGAAGCGACGGGAGATGTCCCGCGATGGCCATATCGACTGGGCATTTGCGGAAATTCTTTCGTTCGGCTCCCTGCTTGTCGAAGGAACCCCCGTCCGTTTAGCCGGACAAGACTCCCGGCGGGGAACTTTTGTCCAGCGCCACGCTGTCCTAATTGACAAGGTCGATCAGGACACCTGGACCCCACTGCTGCACCTGGGCGATGGCCAGGCACGTTTCAACGTGTATGACTCCTCGCTTTCGGAGTTTGCGGCGCTCGGGTTTGAATACGGCTACTCGGTGGAAAGCCCGCAGGCGTTGGTCCTGTGGGAAGCCCAGTTCGGCGATTTCGTCAACGGCGCTCAGACCATCATTGACGAATTCATTTCCGCGTCTGAACAGAAGTGGGGCCAGAATTCGTCGGTGGTGCTGTTGCTACCGCACGGTTACGAAGGCCAAGGCCCCGATCACTCCTCAGCCCGCCCGGAGCGGTTCCTTCAACTGTGCGCCGAACAGAATCTGCGGGTTGCCATGCCCTCCAGCCCGGCTAACTACTTCCATTTGCTGCGTGATCAAGCTCGTCGTCGGCCACGTCGGCCCCTCATTGTCTTCACACCGAAGTCGATGCTGCGCAATAAGGCTGCGGTGAGCTCGCTGGATGAGTTCACCACTGGCGGTTTCCACCCGGTCATCGAGGATGCATCCGCCG
Coding sequences within it:
- a CDS encoding multifunctional oxoglutarate decarboxylase/oxoglutarate dehydrogenase thiamine pyrophosphate-binding subunit/dihydrolipoyllysine-residue succinyltransferase subunit, which encodes MSQKTQEAGQTSAESEFGPNQWLVDELREQYRQDPSSVDPSWAEYFASRDVAYQNVAAPPPTTHEEPARPPQTACHAGAAPADPPKAPEPQRASASTHAAKPAENPSPKPPTTQQSVPQAQPAPAPARPAAKEESPVSSTSDRPIPAKKPEPTPARPEPIPPEPMKLRGPAAAVVRNMAESLEVPTATSVRDIPAKLLFDNRIVINNHLRRHRRGKVSFTHLIGYAMIEAIVEMPDMNNGFDIQDGKPVLLRRQDINFGLAIDMPRPDGSRGLVVPSIKSAQTMDFVAFWEAYEDIVRRARGNKLTMADFQGTTVTLTNPGGIGTVHSIPRLMAGQGTIVGVGAMDYPAQFQGASQETLSELAVSRVMTVTSTYDHRIIQGAASGEFLKILADKLLGLDGFYDRVFRSLRLPYEPVRWVQDNPLKDSKEEKFAHVMDLIHAFRVRGHLMADTDPLQYRQRRHPDLDVQTYGLTLWDLDRSFPTRGFGGTDSMPLRSILGLLRDAYCRTIGVEYMHITDPEERLWLQKQFETPRPKLSKDQVHHIMDRLNAAEAFETFLQTKFVGQKRFSLEGGESVIPMLDSILHDASHDDIDEVCIGMAHRGRLNVLSNLAGKSYRQIFQEFEGNQDPKTVLGSGDVKYHLGTEGTYTATDGATTKVYLAANPSHLEAVNPVLEGIARAKQDRLNRGGVDFPVLPILIHGDAAFAGQGVVAETLNLSELRGYRTGGTIHVVINNQIGFTTTPDSSRTSYYCTDIAKSTQLPIFHVNGDDPEACVRVAEIAFRYRQKFRRDVVIDLVCYRRRGHNEGDDPSMTQPEMYRIIETKPSVRKLYTEALIARGDLTEDEAQDVVRNFQHHLEQVFTESRKQSTSQGGSHDGDRVAGLEVPDSQRGDQNASAPISTAVDASVLARIGDAHVSMPDRFTVHPKLRTLMEKRREMSRDGHIDWAFAEILSFGSLLVEGTPVRLAGQDSRRGTFVQRHAVLIDKVDQDTWTPLLHLGDGQARFNVYDSSLSEFAALGFEYGYSVESPQALVLWEAQFGDFVNGAQTIIDEFISASEQKWGQNSSVVLLLPHGYEGQGPDHSSARPERFLQLCAEQNLRVAMPSSPANYFHLLRDQARRRPRRPLIVFTPKSMLRNKAAVSSLDEFTTGGFHPVIEDASADPSAIRQVLLCSGKVYWDLLAHRKAEQRTDTAIIRVEQLYPLPIDELKAALDRYPTDIPVRWVQEEPLNQGAASYMAIRFASQLGRPLQHAARPASASPAAGTSARHKAEQEQLLIDAFAPAK